One Synechococcus sp. CC9605 genomic window carries:
- a CDS encoding M3 family metallopeptidase, which translates to MSTVSPLLRGQGLPEFRAISPELVSTDIPVLLAQLDQDFTALEQALDSALAGPSKLSWNRVMQPLQAIGERLRWSWGVVSHLNGVCNSAELRDAHAAQQPDVVRLSNRLGQSQILHRALMALQSDPAEPLNFTQKRILKSELLSMQQRGVGLSGDEKAAFNSTSERLAALSTQFGNHVLDATQQWTLKLSQPHEVEGLPQRALEALAAAARAAGDAEASAESGPWLLGLDMPRYLPFLTHANNRSLREKAYRAHVGRASEGEHDNRALIEEILTLRREQSSRLGYAHWADLSLSAKMADDVPAVEALLEELRAAAYPAAEQELRDLQAIAREHKAPEADELAPWDIAYWSEKLRQSRFDLDQEALRPWFPLPQVLEGLFSLCTRLFDVEIVAADGEAPTWNDDVRFFRVKRTDGTPIAGFYLDPYSRPASKRGGAWMDECLGLSKKPDGSVVLPVAYLVCNQTPPVGDTPSLMSFEEVETLFHEFGHGLQHMLTTVEEPEAAGISNVEWDAVELPSQFMENWCLDHATLMGMACHWQTGEPLPETEFNKLRSSRTFNAGLATLRQVHFALSDLRLHSRWTPELGITPDELRREIAATTTVMAPIPEDQFLCAFGHIFAGGYSAGYYSYKWAEVLSADAFSAFEEIGLDQEEQIRETGARFRDTVLSLGGSRSPAEVFEAFRGRPASTEALIRHSGLVAAA; encoded by the coding sequence ATGTCGACTGTTTCCCCCCTCCTGCGCGGCCAAGGGCTTCCCGAGTTCCGAGCCATTTCCCCTGAGCTCGTCAGCACAGACATCCCGGTTCTGCTCGCACAGCTGGATCAGGACTTCACTGCCCTAGAGCAGGCTCTTGATTCAGCCCTAGCCGGTCCCTCGAAGCTGTCCTGGAATCGGGTGATGCAACCGCTGCAGGCCATCGGCGAACGGCTGCGTTGGAGCTGGGGTGTGGTGTCGCACCTCAATGGCGTCTGCAATTCCGCTGAGCTGCGCGATGCCCACGCCGCCCAGCAGCCCGATGTTGTGCGCCTCAGCAACCGGCTTGGCCAAAGCCAGATTCTTCATCGGGCCCTGATGGCCCTTCAAAGCGATCCAGCCGAACCGCTCAACTTTACCCAGAAGCGGATCCTGAAATCAGAACTGCTCTCGATGCAGCAACGCGGTGTTGGCCTCAGTGGCGATGAGAAGGCAGCCTTCAACAGCACCAGTGAACGCCTTGCCGCCCTCTCCACCCAGTTCGGCAACCACGTGCTCGATGCCACGCAGCAGTGGACTTTGAAGCTCAGCCAGCCCCACGAGGTGGAAGGCCTGCCGCAACGGGCCTTGGAGGCGCTGGCCGCAGCAGCGCGCGCAGCGGGGGATGCTGAAGCGTCTGCGGAGTCCGGCCCGTGGCTGCTGGGACTGGACATGCCCCGCTATCTGCCCTTCCTCACCCACGCCAACAACCGATCCCTGCGGGAAAAGGCCTATCGCGCCCATGTGGGGCGGGCCAGTGAAGGCGAACACGACAACCGAGCACTGATCGAGGAGATCCTGACCCTGAGGCGCGAACAATCGTCCCGTCTGGGCTACGCCCACTGGGCTGATCTGAGCCTCAGCGCCAAGATGGCCGACGATGTTCCGGCGGTTGAAGCACTGCTGGAAGAACTTCGCGCTGCGGCCTATCCCGCAGCTGAGCAAGAGCTGCGGGATCTCCAAGCCATCGCCAGAGAGCACAAGGCCCCCGAAGCCGACGAGCTGGCTCCCTGGGACATCGCCTACTGGTCGGAGAAGTTGCGCCAATCACGGTTCGATCTGGACCAGGAAGCGCTGCGTCCCTGGTTCCCGCTGCCGCAGGTGCTCGAAGGCCTGTTCAGCCTTTGTACTCGTCTATTCGACGTCGAGATCGTTGCCGCCGACGGCGAAGCACCGACCTGGAACGATGACGTGCGCTTCTTCCGTGTGAAGCGCACGGATGGCACACCGATCGCAGGCTTCTACCTCGACCCCTACAGCCGGCCTGCCAGCAAACGCGGTGGAGCCTGGATGGATGAATGCCTGGGCCTCAGCAAGAAACCCGATGGATCGGTGGTGCTGCCTGTGGCCTATCTGGTCTGCAACCAGACCCCACCTGTGGGCGACACGCCAAGCCTGATGAGCTTCGAGGAGGTGGAGACCCTCTTCCATGAATTCGGCCATGGTCTCCAGCACATGCTCACCACCGTTGAGGAACCGGAAGCAGCCGGCATCAGCAACGTGGAATGGGATGCCGTGGAACTCCCCAGCCAGTTCATGGAGAACTGGTGCCTTGATCACGCCACGTTGATGGGAATGGCGTGCCACTGGCAGACCGGTGAACCCCTGCCCGAGACGGAATTCAACAAGCTGCGCAGCAGCCGCACCTTCAATGCAGGTCTTGCCACCCTGCGGCAGGTTCACTTCGCCCTGAGTGACCTCCGCCTCCACAGCCGGTGGACCCCCGAACTTGGCATCACCCCAGACGAACTGCGCCGTGAGATTGCCGCCACCACCACGGTGATGGCTCCCATCCCGGAGGATCAGTTCCTCTGCGCCTTCGGCCACATCTTCGCGGGGGGCTACTCCGCTGGGTACTACTCCTACAAATGGGCTGAAGTTCTCAGTGCCGATGCCTTCTCCGCTTTTGAGGAGATTGGTCTGGATCAAGAGGAGCAGATTCGCGAAACGGGAGCCCGCTTCCGCGACACCGTGCTCAGCCTCGGGGGCAGCCGCTCCCCAGCAGAAGTGTTTGAAGCCTTCCGAGGGCGCCCAGCCAGCACCGAAGCATTGATTCGCCATTCCGGCCTGGTGGCCGCGGCCTGA
- a CDS encoding NAD(P)H-quinone oxidoreductase subunit 4: MDAGLAELAVSGSSFPWLSLIVLLPAAAALVLPLVPSSEEKPSPAPKIITLVVLLVDLLLMMGVFATRFDPSNEGLQLVERVNWLPALGLEWSLGVDGLSAPLVVLSGLVTFLSVAASWSVQRKSRLYFALMLVQASAQGLVFLSQDFLLFFLAWELELVPVYLLIAIWGGQNRQYAATKFILYTALASLLILISGLALALSGDTFTFNLTELAARSPGGSFGLLCYVGFLIGFGVKLPMFPLHTWLPDAHGEANAPVSMLLAGVLLKMGGYALLRFNVQMLPEAHATLAPALVILGIVNIVYGALNAFAQDNVKRRIACSSVSHMGFVLVGIGAVDALGISGAMLQMVSHGLIAAAMFFVTGVFYERTKTLSIPNMGGLAKALPITFAFFLASSLASLALPGMSGFISEITVFLGITSQEAFTSVFRSITVLLAAIGLVLTPIYLLSMCRRVFFGPRIPALASVADMRPRELVIGLSLLVPTLVIGIWPRIAMDLYEASTNALALQFIAS, from the coding sequence ATGGATGCTGGGTTAGCAGAGCTTGCTGTCTCGGGCAGTTCCTTTCCTTGGTTGTCACTGATTGTGCTGTTGCCGGCGGCTGCAGCTTTGGTGCTGCCACTGGTTCCGAGCAGCGAAGAGAAGCCATCCCCCGCGCCCAAGATCATCACCCTGGTCGTCCTGCTGGTCGACCTTCTGTTGATGATGGGGGTGTTTGCCACCCGTTTCGACCCCAGCAATGAAGGGCTGCAACTGGTGGAGCGGGTGAACTGGCTCCCAGCACTAGGACTTGAATGGTCCCTCGGTGTTGATGGTCTTTCAGCACCTCTGGTGGTGCTCAGCGGCCTGGTCACGTTTCTGTCTGTGGCGGCCAGCTGGTCGGTTCAGCGCAAATCAAGGCTTTACTTCGCACTGATGCTGGTGCAGGCCTCGGCCCAGGGCCTGGTGTTTCTGTCGCAGGATTTCCTGCTGTTCTTCCTGGCCTGGGAACTGGAACTGGTTCCCGTTTACTTGCTGATCGCCATCTGGGGAGGACAAAACCGCCAGTACGCCGCGACCAAGTTCATCCTTTACACAGCTCTGGCCTCTCTACTGATCCTGATCAGTGGCCTGGCGCTGGCTCTCTCCGGAGACACCTTCACCTTCAACCTCACGGAACTGGCGGCTCGTTCGCCGGGCGGCAGCTTCGGCCTGTTGTGTTACGTGGGCTTCCTGATCGGCTTCGGCGTGAAACTGCCGATGTTCCCGCTCCACACCTGGCTGCCTGATGCCCACGGCGAGGCGAATGCGCCGGTGTCGATGCTGCTGGCCGGAGTGCTCCTGAAGATGGGCGGCTACGCATTGCTGCGCTTCAACGTGCAGATGCTCCCCGAAGCGCACGCCACCCTGGCGCCGGCCTTGGTGATTCTTGGAATCGTGAACATCGTTTACGGCGCCCTCAATGCCTTCGCCCAAGACAACGTCAAACGCAGGATCGCTTGCAGTTCCGTGAGCCACATGGGCTTTGTGCTGGTGGGGATCGGTGCCGTTGACGCGTTGGGAATCAGCGGAGCCATGCTTCAGATGGTGAGCCATGGCCTGATCGCCGCAGCAATGTTCTTCGTGACGGGCGTGTTCTACGAGCGAACCAAGACCCTCTCGATCCCGAACATGGGCGGACTGGCCAAGGCTCTGCCGATCACGTTTGCCTTCTTCCTGGCCAGCTCCCTGGCATCCCTTGCCCTGCCGGGAATGAGTGGCTTCATCAGTGAAATCACCGTGTTCCTCGGCATCACCAGCCAGGAGGCCTTCACCTCAGTGTTCCGCTCGATCACCGTGCTGCTGGCCGCCATCGGTCTGGTGCTCACACCGATCTATCTTCTTTCCATGTGCCGCAGGGTGTTCTTCGGCCCCAGGATTCCCGCCCTTGCCAGCGTGGCTGACATGCGCCCCAGAGAGCTGGTGATTGGCCTGAGCCTGCTGGTGCCGACCCTGGTGATCGGCATCTGGCCCCGCATTGCCATGGATCTCTACGAAGCTTCCACCAACGCTCTTGCCTTGCAGTTCATTGCCAGCTGA
- the thrB gene encoding homoserine kinase, giving the protein MAQPRIGQKVVVDVPATTANLGPGFDCLGAALDLNNRFAMRRIEGGGERFELIIEGSEGSHLRGGPENLVYRAAQRVWKAAGLEPVALEARVRLAVPPARGLGSSATAIVAGLMGANALVGEPLSKEKLLELAIDIEGHPDNVVPSLLGGLCMTAKAASQRWRVVRCEWTPSVKAVVAIPSIRLSTSEARRAMPKAIPVSDAVVNLGALTLLLQGLRTGNGDLISDGMHDRLHEPYRWRLIKGGDQVKQAAMEAGAWGCAISGAGPSVLALCEEDKGPAVSRAMVKAWEAAGVASRAPVLNLQTSGSHWQPAEDE; this is encoded by the coding sequence ATGGCGCAGCCGCGCATCGGTCAGAAAGTGGTCGTGGACGTCCCGGCAACCACCGCCAATCTCGGCCCCGGATTTGACTGCCTCGGTGCAGCCCTCGACCTGAACAACCGATTCGCGATGCGGCGGATCGAAGGGGGTGGTGAACGTTTTGAGCTGATTATTGAAGGATCGGAGGGAAGTCACCTCCGGGGTGGGCCTGAAAACCTCGTGTACCGAGCAGCCCAACGGGTGTGGAAGGCGGCCGGGCTTGAGCCGGTCGCCCTTGAGGCACGGGTGCGTCTTGCCGTGCCGCCGGCACGAGGTCTGGGCAGCAGTGCTACGGCCATCGTGGCGGGGTTGATGGGAGCCAATGCCCTCGTTGGCGAGCCCCTCTCCAAGGAGAAGCTGCTCGAGCTGGCCATCGACATCGAAGGGCATCCCGACAACGTTGTGCCCTCCCTGCTGGGGGGCCTCTGCATGACCGCCAAAGCCGCCTCCCAGCGCTGGCGCGTGGTGCGATGCGAATGGACGCCGAGCGTGAAGGCCGTCGTGGCGATCCCATCGATTCGCCTGAGCACCAGCGAAGCCCGCCGGGCCATGCCGAAGGCCATTCCCGTTAGCGATGCCGTGGTCAATCTGGGCGCCCTGACGCTGCTGCTGCAGGGGCTGCGCACCGGCAATGGTGATCTGATCTCCGACGGCATGCATGATCGTTTGCATGAGCCTTACCGCTGGCGGCTGATCAAAGGCGGTGACCAGGTCAAACAGGCGGCCATGGAGGCGGGCGCCTGGGGCTGCGCCATCAGCGGAGCCGGACCAAGCGTCCTGGCCCTGTGCGAGGAAGACAAAGGCCCTGCCGTGAGTCGCGCCATGGTCAAAGCCTGGGAAGCGGCAGGGGTTGCCAGCCGCGCGCCGGTGCTGAATTTGCAGACCTCAGGCAGCCACTGGCAACCGGCCGAGGATGAGTAG
- a CDS encoding glucokinase: MATTTLLAGDMGGTKTLLALYGSEAGQLRLLHQERFRSGEWSSLEPMLEAFLNNRPADLPAPTQACIAVAGPVRQSEARITNLPWRLREADLAKAAGTERLELVNDFGVLIYGLPHFDGNQQVILQKGHKDKGPVAILGAGTGLGMARGLQSERGLVALASEGGHREFAPRNESEWELACWLKQDLGISRLSIERIVSGTGLGHVAHWLLQKPDAAVHPLRSVAEAWRRNSSNDLPAEVSVAAEGGDPLMQRALQLWLEAYGAAAGDLALQELCTGGLWVGGGTASKQLKGLQSASFLNAMRDKGRFRELIEGMQVTAVIDPDAGLFSAACRARMLAESGGTLA; this comes from the coding sequence ATGGCCACCACCACACTCCTGGCTGGGGACATGGGAGGCACCAAGACTCTGCTCGCTCTCTACGGGAGTGAGGCCGGTCAGCTGCGCCTGCTGCATCAAGAACGCTTCCGCTCAGGGGAATGGTCATCCCTTGAGCCGATGCTCGAGGCCTTCCTCAACAACCGTCCCGCTGATCTCCCCGCCCCAACGCAAGCCTGCATCGCCGTTGCCGGTCCGGTGCGTCAGAGCGAGGCCCGGATCACCAACCTTCCCTGGCGACTGCGGGAGGCCGACCTGGCGAAGGCTGCGGGCACGGAACGGCTCGAACTGGTGAATGATTTCGGCGTGCTGATTTACGGGCTGCCCCACTTCGACGGCAATCAGCAGGTGATCCTTCAGAAGGGCCACAAGGACAAGGGCCCCGTGGCAATTCTTGGTGCCGGCACTGGTCTCGGCATGGCACGGGGACTGCAGAGTGAACGGGGCCTGGTGGCCCTGGCGAGCGAAGGAGGGCACCGCGAATTTGCCCCGCGCAATGAATCGGAATGGGAGCTGGCCTGCTGGCTCAAACAAGACCTCGGCATCAGCCGGCTGTCGATCGAACGCATCGTTAGTGGCACCGGGCTGGGGCATGTGGCCCACTGGCTGCTTCAGAAACCCGACGCCGCCGTGCACCCCCTGCGCAGCGTGGCGGAGGCTTGGCGGCGCAACAGCTCCAACGATCTTCCCGCTGAGGTGAGCGTCGCTGCTGAAGGGGGTGATCCCTTGATGCAACGCGCTCTACAGCTCTGGCTGGAGGCCTATGGGGCAGCGGCAGGCGATCTTGCCCTCCAGGAACTCTGCACAGGAGGTCTCTGGGTTGGTGGGGGCACCGCATCAAAACAACTGAAGGGCCTGCAATCCGCCAGCTTTCTCAATGCGATGCGCGATAAGGGTCGCTTCCGCGAGCTGATCGAAGGGATGCAGGTCACGGCGGTGATCGATCCCGATGCCGGACTGTTCAGTGCAGCCTGTCGCGCCCGGATGCTGGCGGAGTCAGGTGGGACACTGGCCTGA
- a CDS encoding DUF1824 family protein, giving the protein MTDSPVQNLADLARLRGAPELLPQIKSELRAELDQAMAKASWFTIGVMAPSSEQALTALRSLEQSRQWEPLELIDSPEEAGPVFLKANQKGGTIRIRIEHGLGEGILISGHGDDDTTPSTTWGPLPLDFFS; this is encoded by the coding sequence ATGACGGATTCTCCCGTGCAGAACCTTGCCGATCTCGCGCGTCTGCGCGGAGCACCGGAGCTGCTGCCCCAGATCAAAAGTGAGCTGCGAGCAGAACTTGATCAGGCCATGGCCAAGGCCAGCTGGTTCACCATCGGCGTTATGGCTCCGTCCAGCGAGCAGGCCCTCACAGCGCTGCGCAGCCTGGAGCAAAGCCGACAGTGGGAGCCGCTGGAGCTCATCGACAGCCCTGAGGAAGCGGGTCCTGTTTTCCTGAAAGCCAATCAGAAGGGGGGCACGATCCGCATTCGGATCGAGCACGGCCTCGGCGAAGGAATTCTGATCAGTGGCCACGGCGACGACGACACCACGCCAAGCACCACCTGGGGACCACTTCCACTGGACTTCTTCTCTTGA
- the thrS gene encoding threonine--tRNA ligase yields MAGPEPEPVSSAAATTPAPSAPVVLPKTSESDQLLKIRHSMSHVMAMAVQQLFPKARVTIGPWTETGFYYDFDNPDPFTEADLKAIKKGMIKIINKKLPLQRVEVSRNEAEEKIKAQNEPYKLEILQGLHEPITLYTLGEDWWDLCAGPHVDHTGQLNAKAFELESLAGAYWRGDETKAQLQRIYGTAWESPEQLAEHKRRKEEALRRDHRRIGKDLDLFSIEDEAGAGLVFWHPRGARIRLLIEEFWRQAHFEGGYELLYTPHVADISLWKTSGHLDFYAESMFGPMEVDEREYQLKPMNCPFHVLTYASKLRSYRELPIRWAELGTVYRYERPGVMHGLMRVRGFTQDDAHVFCLPEQISDEILKILDLTERILSAFDFSNYEINLSTRPEKSIGEDAVWDLATKGLIEALERKGWAYKIDEGGGAFYGPKIDLKIEDAIGRMWQCSTIQLDFNLPERFELDYIAADGSKQRPIMIHRAIFGSLERFFGIMTENYAGDYPFWLAPEQVRLLPVTDEVQPYAEQLLDQLTKAGVRATVDRSGDRLGKLIRTGEQMKIPVLAVIGAKEAEQNAVSLRSRRDGDLGVTAVSDLLSAAQMANSERAAGLELNR; encoded by the coding sequence ATGGCGGGCCCTGAACCTGAACCGGTGAGCAGCGCTGCAGCAACCACCCCAGCCCCTTCAGCACCGGTGGTTCTGCCCAAGACCAGCGAAAGCGATCAACTGCTGAAGATTCGGCACTCCATGAGCCATGTGATGGCCATGGCTGTGCAGCAGTTGTTTCCCAAGGCACGCGTCACCATCGGCCCCTGGACCGAAACAGGTTTCTATTACGACTTCGACAATCCCGATCCCTTCACGGAGGCCGACCTGAAGGCCATCAAGAAGGGGATGATCAAAATCATCAATAAGAAGCTGCCCCTTCAGCGGGTTGAAGTAAGCCGCAACGAGGCCGAGGAAAAAATCAAAGCCCAGAACGAGCCCTACAAGCTCGAGATTCTTCAGGGGCTGCATGAACCGATCACCCTCTACACCCTTGGGGAGGACTGGTGGGACCTTTGTGCCGGCCCCCACGTGGATCACACCGGCCAACTCAATGCCAAGGCCTTCGAGCTGGAAAGCCTCGCAGGTGCTTACTGGCGAGGCGATGAAACCAAAGCGCAGCTGCAACGCATCTACGGCACGGCCTGGGAGAGCCCGGAACAGCTGGCGGAGCACAAACGCCGCAAGGAAGAAGCGCTTCGCCGCGACCATCGCCGCATCGGCAAAGACCTCGACCTCTTCTCCATCGAGGATGAGGCCGGGGCTGGCCTGGTGTTCTGGCACCCCCGCGGTGCCCGCATACGCCTGTTGATCGAGGAGTTCTGGCGCCAGGCCCACTTCGAGGGCGGATACGAGCTCCTTTACACCCCCCACGTGGCGGACATCAGCCTCTGGAAGACCTCAGGCCACCTCGACTTCTACGCCGAGAGCATGTTCGGCCCGATGGAGGTGGATGAGCGGGAGTACCAGCTCAAGCCGATGAACTGCCCGTTCCACGTGCTCACCTACGCCAGCAAACTGCGCAGCTACCGGGAACTGCCCATCCGCTGGGCCGAGCTGGGAACGGTCTATCGCTACGAGCGGCCCGGTGTGATGCACGGTCTGATGCGGGTGCGGGGTTTCACCCAAGACGATGCCCACGTGTTCTGCCTGCCGGAGCAGATCAGCGACGAGATCCTGAAGATCCTCGATCTCACCGAACGGATCCTCTCCGCCTTCGATTTCAGCAACTACGAGATCAACCTCTCCACCCGCCCGGAGAAGTCCATCGGCGAAGACGCCGTCTGGGACCTGGCTACCAAGGGACTGATTGAGGCCCTGGAGCGCAAGGGTTGGGCCTACAAAATTGATGAGGGCGGCGGAGCCTTCTACGGCCCGAAAATCGACCTCAAGATCGAAGACGCCATCGGCCGGATGTGGCAGTGCTCCACCATCCAGTTGGATTTCAACTTGCCGGAACGGTTCGAGCTCGACTACATCGCCGCCGACGGCAGCAAGCAGCGGCCGATCATGATCCACCGCGCCATCTTCGGTTCGCTGGAGCGATTCTTCGGGATCATGACCGAGAACTACGCCGGCGATTACCCCTTCTGGCTGGCCCCCGAGCAGGTGCGTCTGCTGCCGGTCACCGACGAGGTGCAGCCCTACGCGGAACAGCTGCTCGATCAGCTCACCAAGGCTGGTGTTCGCGCCACCGTCGACCGCAGCGGCGACCGGCTCGGCAAATTGATCCGCACCGGCGAACAGATGAAGATCCCTGTGTTGGCGGTCATCGGTGCCAAGGAAGCGGAGCAGAACGCCGTGAGCCTGCGCAGCCGACGGGACGGTGATCTCGGAGTTACAGCAGTGTCCGACCTTCTCAGTGCTGCCCAGATGGCCAACAGCGAGCGCGCCGCAGGCCTAGAGCTGAACCGATGA
- a CDS encoding DUF2605 family protein: MGETRGQHVGESTNREAGALLDELLSSLLDDFEHWFQRGEELLQACPEEVMPQEERQRMVERLQDGKKAIAATRSLVAASTQPMAVSMEVMSPWHGLVTEVWALAARLGSSRSTQAPS; this comes from the coding sequence ATGGGCGAGACCCGAGGGCAACACGTGGGTGAGTCAACCAATCGGGAAGCTGGAGCACTCTTGGATGAGTTGCTGTCTTCCCTTCTCGATGACTTCGAGCACTGGTTTCAGCGGGGTGAGGAGCTTCTGCAGGCCTGTCCGGAGGAGGTGATGCCGCAGGAGGAGCGTCAGCGCATGGTGGAGCGGTTGCAGGACGGCAAGAAGGCCATTGCTGCAACGCGGTCACTTGTGGCTGCATCAACGCAGCCCATGGCGGTCTCCATGGAGGTGATGAGCCCGTGGCATGGCCTGGTTACGGAGGTGTGGGCTCTGGCCGCGAGGTTGGGGTCGTCCCGTTCGACTCAGGCCCCCAGTTGA
- a CDS encoding glycoside hydrolase family 24 protein: MVGAALTAGLVMSAGAKQPIQNAEAPAEQAEQSATSSRATLSSGKEGGRYELTPERRALLNTIRYAEGTWKDGEDKGYRIMYGGGQFQDLSRHPERVIVKRYTSAAAGAYQFLPKTWKGVAKELRLSSFEPRHQDQAALHLVERRGALNEIDRQGLTKNAMAKLAPEWASFPTWTGRSAYGQPVKSHQELASFYSTNLRELRNQLGA, encoded by the coding sequence GTGGTCGGTGCAGCCCTGACCGCAGGATTGGTGATGTCCGCAGGAGCCAAACAGCCGATCCAGAACGCAGAGGCGCCTGCAGAACAGGCTGAGCAAAGCGCCACCAGCAGCCGCGCCACCCTGTCCTCCGGCAAGGAGGGCGGGCGTTATGAGCTGACGCCTGAGCGACGCGCCCTGCTCAACACCATTCGCTATGCCGAGGGAACCTGGAAGGACGGCGAAGACAAGGGCTATCGGATCATGTATGGCGGAGGGCAGTTCCAGGACCTCTCACGTCATCCCGAGCGGGTGATCGTGAAGCGCTACACCAGCGCCGCTGCCGGGGCTTATCAATTTCTGCCCAAGACCTGGAAAGGAGTGGCGAAGGAACTCAGGCTGAGCAGCTTCGAGCCCAGGCACCAAGATCAGGCCGCTCTGCACCTCGTTGAGCGCCGGGGTGCTCTCAACGAGATTGACCGACAGGGCCTGACCAAGAACGCCATGGCGAAGCTGGCTCCGGAATGGGCATCCTTCCCCACCTGGACTGGCCGCTCCGCCTACGGACAACCTGTGAAGAGCCATCAGGAACTGGCGAGCTTCTACAGCACCAACTTGCGCGAGTTGCGCAATCAACTGGGGGCCTGA
- the trpS gene encoding tryptophan--tRNA ligase: MSQPRVLSGVQPTGALHLGNWLGAIRNWVDLQETHDTFVCVVDLHAITVPHDPSRLAEDTRSTAALYLACGMDPKRCSVFVQSQVAAHSELCWLLNCVTPLNWLERMIQFKEKAVKQGDNVSVGLLDYPVLMAADILLYDADLVPVGEDQKQHLELARDIAQQRINARFGDKETPVLKVPKPMILKEGARVMSLTDGRSKMSKSDPNEGSRITLLDPPELITKKIKRAKTDPERGLEFGNPDRPETDNLLGLYAILSGKGREQAAAECGEMGWGQFKPLLAEATVNALEPIQARYRELMQDPTELDQVLSTGREKAETVANATLERVRDALGFARPA; the protein is encoded by the coding sequence ATGAGCCAGCCAAGGGTTCTTTCCGGGGTGCAACCGACCGGAGCACTGCACCTCGGCAATTGGCTGGGTGCCATCCGCAATTGGGTTGATCTGCAGGAGACCCACGACACCTTTGTCTGTGTCGTGGATCTCCACGCCATCACCGTTCCCCATGACCCCAGCCGCCTGGCTGAGGACACCCGTTCCACAGCAGCGCTTTACCTGGCCTGTGGCATGGACCCCAAACGCTGCTCGGTGTTTGTCCAGAGCCAGGTGGCAGCCCACAGCGAACTGTGCTGGTTGCTGAATTGCGTCACGCCGCTCAACTGGCTGGAGCGGATGATTCAGTTCAAGGAGAAAGCGGTGAAGCAAGGAGACAACGTCTCTGTGGGCCTCCTGGACTACCCCGTGTTGATGGCCGCCGACATCCTTCTCTACGACGCTGACCTGGTGCCCGTCGGTGAGGATCAGAAGCAGCACCTGGAGCTGGCGCGCGACATCGCCCAGCAGCGGATCAATGCCCGCTTCGGCGACAAGGAGACGCCGGTGCTCAAAGTGCCCAAACCGATGATCCTCAAGGAAGGGGCACGGGTGATGAGCCTGACGGATGGTCGCAGCAAGATGAGCAAGAGCGATCCAAACGAGGGGAGTCGAATCACGCTTCTGGACCCTCCGGAGCTGATCACCAAAAAGATCAAACGCGCCAAAACCGATCCAGAACGTGGCCTCGAATTCGGCAACCCTGATCGACCGGAAACCGACAACCTGCTTGGGCTTTACGCAATCCTGAGCGGCAAAGGGCGGGAGCAGGCCGCCGCTGAATGTGGCGAGATGGGTTGGGGACAGTTCAAGCCGTTGCTAGCCGAAGCCACCGTGAACGCCCTGGAGCCGATCCAGGCCCGCTACCGGGAGCTGATGCAAGACCCCACCGAGCTTGACCAGGTGCTGAGCACAGGCCGCGAGAAAGCCGAAACCGTGGCCAACGCCACGCTTGAACGGGTTCGGGACGCCTTGGGCTTCGCCCGACCAGCCTGA
- a CDS encoding cation diffusion facilitator family transporter, with amino-acid sequence MVDNRQGVRRVLMVALALNISMSLLKLLVGAMSGSLAVIADGMHSATDALSSLTGLVTNKLSDPRPDRDHPYGHRKYEAVGALGIAGFILFTAIEILLRSGERLLEGLPPIRVTSQELVLLTLVLGFNLLLAGYELRKGRRLNSNLLKADAQHAVSDVWTTVLVLVGMAGAVWLQVSWLDVALAIPMALLLIRVCWQVLSGTLPWLVDHMAVAPEAIYAEAMATAGVMNCHDIASRGVLGQQVFIEMHMVVDADDLTKAHRITEQVEERLDESFGPVRCTIHLEPKDYVEDGITYTGAHG; translated from the coding sequence ATGGTCGACAACCGCCAGGGGGTGCGAAGAGTCCTCATGGTGGCCCTGGCCCTGAACATCAGCATGTCGCTGCTGAAGCTTCTGGTGGGGGCCATGAGTGGTTCCCTTGCGGTGATCGCTGATGGCATGCACAGCGCCACCGACGCGTTGTCCAGCCTCACGGGACTGGTCACCAACAAGCTGTCCGATCCACGTCCCGACAGGGATCACCCCTACGGCCACCGCAAATACGAGGCGGTGGGAGCACTGGGTATCGCTGGTTTCATCCTGTTCACAGCCATCGAGATCCTGCTTCGTTCAGGGGAGAGGCTCCTGGAGGGCCTGCCTCCCATCCGTGTGACCAGCCAGGAACTGGTGCTGCTCACGCTGGTGCTGGGATTCAACCTCCTGCTCGCGGGATATGAGCTGCGGAAAGGTCGGCGACTGAACAGCAACCTGCTCAAGGCAGATGCCCAACATGCGGTGAGCGACGTTTGGACCACCGTGTTGGTGCTGGTGGGCATGGCGGGGGCGGTCTGGTTGCAGGTGAGCTGGCTCGACGTTGCACTGGCCATCCCCATGGCACTGCTTCTGATTCGTGTTTGCTGGCAGGTGCTGAGCGGCACCTTGCCCTGGCTGGTGGACCACATGGCGGTTGCGCCTGAAGCCATTTATGCCGAAGCCATGGCCACCGCAGGGGTGATGAACTGCCACGACATCGCCAGCCGGGGCGTTCTTGGCCAGCAGGTGTTCATCGAAATGCATATGGTTGTCGACGCTGACGACCTCACCAAGGCGCACCGGATCACCGAACAGGTGGAAGAGCGCTTGGACGAAAGCTTCGGGCCGGTGCGGTGCACCATTCATCTGGAACCCAAGGACTACGTGGAGGACGGGATCACATATACCGGCGCCCATGGCTGA